A window from Vigna angularis cultivar LongXiaoDou No.4 chromosome 7, ASM1680809v1, whole genome shotgun sequence encodes these proteins:
- the LOC108338481 gene encoding uncharacterized protein LOC108338481 translates to MSHSAARCARRFVNLTRALSTEARAQKVERIANELLDLNRFERHDFTVLWRLKMGLHRYGAPMAGVVTPSMPAAGSPGVEAGAAAEKTVFDLKLEKYDASAKIKIIKEVRSFTDLGLKEAKDLVEKVPCVLKKGLTKEEANPILEKLKELGAAVVLE, encoded by the coding sequence ATGTCTCACAGCGCGGCAAGGTGTGCCAGAAGGTTTGTGAACCTCACGCGTGCTCTCTCCACGGAGGCGCGTGCGCAGAAGGTGGAGCGTATTGCCAATGAGCTTCTCGATCTCAACAGGTTTGAGAGGCATGACTTCACCGTCCTCTGGCGGCTCAAGATGGGTCTCCACCGCTATGGCGCTCCGATGGCCGGCGTTGTCACACCATCAATGCCGGCTGCAGGGTCGCCTGGGGTGGAGGCCGGTGCTGCGGCAGAGAAGACGGTGTTTGATTTGAAGTTGGAGAAGTATGATGCTTCTGCCAAGATCAAAATCATCAAGGAAGTGAGGTCCTTTACTGACTTGGGGTTGAAGGAAGCCAAGGACTTGGTGGAAAAGGTTCCTTGTGTTTTGAAGAAGGGGCTCACCAAGGAGGAGGCTAATCCCATTCTGGAGAAACTCAAGGAGTTGGGTGCTGCTGTTGTGTTGGAGTGA
- the LOC108338317 gene encoding ethylene-overproduction protein 1 isoform X1: MRGLKLVERFKSTQVHALNSEGTSRRNKATGGAITIRSLVSKSKSNTTKTSAVANHVVPLQLPTADSLEPSIEPYLKPINLVEALAELYHRQECCLQSEKASLSVEQFTEQASLSVEQFTLLRGLGDQKLLRRCIRTARQNAGDVLSKVVLSAWLRFERREDELEGLSSMDCGGCVIECPKGNLVHGFSPCSINDRCQCPQWTKQEASTEESVRLGLPDEEYDISFCIGSEEIDCVRWRIAALSDTFKAMLYGDFAESKMTKIIFSQNGICSTGMRAVELYSRAKRIDFFCPMTVLELLSFANRFCCEEMKAACDVHLASIVESVDDALIFIDYGLEERAPLLVASCLQVLLRELPNSLCNSNVMNIFCSSQGRKRLATVGYHSFLLYYFLSQVAMEESMVSKTTVMLLERLGECATERWQKALAFHQLGCVLLERKEYKDAQHSFEAAAEAGHLYSVAGVARTKYKQGQPYSAYKLISSLMFEHKPTGWMYQERALYNMGKEKGVDLDVATELDPSLSFPYKYRALLRAEEKQISAGILELDKIIGFKLSPDCLEFRARMFIALKDYDSAIRDIRALLTLEPSYITSNEKISGKYLLHLLRHVVQQKRQAECWIQLYEQWSSVDDVGSLAIIHQMLENDPGKSLLEFRQSLLLLRLNCQKAAMRSLRMARNHSSSMQERLIYEGWILYDTGYRDKALARADRSITIQRSFEAYFLKAYVLADTSLDHESASHVIELLEEGLKCPSDGLRKGQALNNLGSIYVDCGKLDLAKACYENALAIRHTRAHQGLARVYHQKNQRKAAYDEMTKLIEKAESNASAYEKRSEYCDREMARVDLNVATQLDPLRTYPYRYRAAVMMDEQKESEAVDELSKAINFKPDLQMLHLRAAFYEAVGDLSSALQDCQAALCLDPNHTDTLDLYQRARKLSF, from the exons ATGCGTGGCCTGAAGCTCGTTGAACGCTTTAAGAGCACCCAAGTTCATGCCCTCAATTCAGAAGGCACTAGCAGGAGAAACAAGGCCACAGGGGGAGCCATCACAATCAGATCACTGGTGTCAAAGTCCAAATCTAACACCACGAAAACCTCAGCAGTTGCAAACCATGTTGTTCCTCTTCAGCTCCCAACTGCTGACTCTCTTGAGCCTTCCATAGAACCTTATCTTAAACCCATCAACCTCGTGGAGGCCTTGGCAGAACTTTACCACAGGCAAGAGTGCTGCCTTCAATCTGAGAAAGCATCACTCTCTGTGGAGCAGTTCACTGAGCAAGCATCACTCTCTGTGGAGCAGTTCACTTTATTGCGAGGCCTCGGAGACCAGAAGCTTCTTAGGAGATGTATCAGAACAGCGCGGCAAAACGCTGGGGATGTGCTTTCCAAGGTCGTGCTTTCGGCATGGTTGAGGTTTGAGAGGAGGGAGGATGAACTTGAGGGTTTGTCTTCAATGGATTGTGGTGGTTGTGTTATTGAATGTCCGAAGGGGAATTTGGTGCATGGGTTTAGTCCTTGTTCAATCAATGATAGGTGCCAGTGTCCGCAATGGACGAAACAGGAAGCTAGCACAGAAGAAAGTGTGCGTTTGGGTTTGCCAGATGAGGAATATGATATTTCTTTTTGCATTGGGAGTGAGGAAATTGATTGTGTTAGGTGGAGAATTGCAGCTCTATCTGACACTTTTAAGGCTATGCTTTATGGTGACTTTGCTGAGTCCAAGATGACGAAGATTATTTTCAGCCAAAATGGGATATGCTCTACGGGTATGAGGGCTGTGGAGTTGTATAGCAGGGCTAAGAGGATAGATTTTTTCTGTCCAATGACTGTTTTAGAGTTGCTTTCATTTGCCAATAGGTTCTGTTGTGAGGAGATGAAAGCTGCTTGTGATGTTCATTTGGCTTCAATTGTTGAAAGTGTTGACGATGCATTGATATTTATTGACTATGGGTTGGAAGAGAGAGCACCCCTTCTTGTGGCTTCCTGCTTACAAGTGTTGCTCAGGGAGCTACCAAATTCTTTGTGTAATTCTAATGTGATGAATATCTTTTGTAGTTCTCAGGGAAGGAAAAGGTTGGCCACGGTGGGGTATCATTCTTTCTTACTGTACTATTTCTTGAGCCAGGTGGCTATGGAGGAAAGCATGGTGTCAAAAACTACAGTGATGTTACTAGAAAGACTGGGGGAGTGTGCTACTGAAAGGTGGCAGAAGGCCCTTGCCTTCCACCAATTGGGGTGTGTGCTGCTTGAAAGGAAAGAGTATAAAGATGCTCAACATAGTTTTGAGGCAGCAGCTGAAGCAGGTCATTTGTATTCTGTGGCTGGTGTGGCCAGAACCAAGTACAAGCAGGGTCAACCATATTCAGCCTATAAGTTAATTAGTTCTCTCATGTTTGAGCACAAGCCTACGGGGTGGATGTATCAGGAACGTGCTCTTTACAATATGGGAAAGGAAAAAGGGGTTGATTTGGATGTTGCAACCGAATTGGACCCCTCTCTTTCATTTCCGTATAAATATAGAGCCCTGCTAAGGGCGGAGGAGAAGCAGATAAGTGCTGGAATTTTAGAGCTTGATAAAATAATTGGTTTTAAGCTCTCGCCTGATTGCTTAGAATTCCGGGCTAGGATGTTTATTGCACTTAAGGATTATGACAGTGCCATAAGAGATATCAGGGCATTGTTAACTTTGGAACCAAGTTATATAACTTCAAATGAAAAGATCTCAGGCAAATACTTACTTCATCTCCTTAGACATGTGGTGCAGCAAAAGAGACAGGCTGAATGCTGGATTCAGTTATATGAACAATGGTCTTCTGTAGATGATGTTGGTTCTTTGGCTATTATACATCAGATGCTGGAGAATGATCCTGGAAAGAGTCTGCTGGAGTTTCGTCAGTCTCTACTCCTATTGAG GTTAAACTGTCAAAAGGCTGCAATGCGCAGTTTGAGGATGGCGAGAAACCATTCCAGTTCAATGCAAGAAAGGTTAATTTACGAAGGATGGATATTATATGATACCGGCTATAGGGATAAAGCGCTGGCTAGGGCTGATAGATCAATTACAATTCAGAGATCATTTGAAGCCTATTTTCTAAAAGCATACGTGTTAGCAGATACAAGTCTGGATCATGAATCTGCTTCTCACGTTATTGAACTTCTGGAAGAAGGACTTAAATGTCCTTCAGATGGTCTTCGGAAAGGACAA GCACTGAATAACTTAGGGAGTATTTATGTAGATTGTGGTAAGCTTGATCTTGCAAAAGCATGCTATGAGAACGCCCTTGCAATTAGGCATACACGAGCTCATCAAGGTTTAGCACGTGTTTATCATcagaaaaatcaaagaaaagcTGCATATGATGAGATGACCAAGCTAATTGAGAAGGCAGAGAGCAATGCCTCAGCATATGAGAAACGATCAGAATACTGCGACCGCGAGATGGCAAGGGTTGATCTGAATGTTGCAACCCAACTGGATCCATTAAGGACATATCCATATAGATACAGGGCAGCAG TGATGATGGATGAGCAAAAAGAGTCTGAAGCTGTAGATGAGCTCAGCAAGGCCATAAATTTCAAACCTGACTTGCAAATGCTTCATCTCCGAGCAGCATTTTATGAGGCAGTAGGAGACCTATCTTCAGCTCTTCAAGATTGTCAAGCAGCTTTATGCTTAGACCCTAACCATACGGACACGCTAGACCTGTATCAGAGGGCGCGAAAATTAAGCTTTTAA
- the LOC108338317 gene encoding ethylene-overproduction protein 1 isoform X2, protein MRGLKLVERFKSTQVHALNSEGTSRRNKATGGAITIRSLVSKSKSNTTKTSAVANHVVPLQLPTADSLEPSIEPYLKPINLVEALAELYHRQECCLQSEKASLSVEQFTEQASLSVEQFTLLRGLGDQKLLRRCIRTARQNAGDVLSKVVLSAWLRFERREDELEGLSSMDCGGCVIECPKGNLVHGFSPCSINDRCQCPQWTKQEASTEESVRLGLPDEEYDISFCIGSEEIDCVRWRIAALSDTFKAMLYGDFAESKMTKIIFSQNGICSTGMRAVELYSRAKRIDFFCPMTVLELLSFANRFCCEEMKAACDVHLASIVESVDDALIFIDYGLEERAPLLVASCLQVLLRELPNSLCNSNVMNIFCSSQGRKRLATVGYHSFLLYYFLSQVAMEESMVSKTTVMLLERLGECATERWQKALAFHQLGCVLLERKEYKDAQHSFEAAAEAGHLYSVAGVARTKYKQGQPYSAYKLISSLMFEHKPTGWMYQERALYNMGKEKGVDLDVATELDPSLSFPYKYRALLRAEEKQISAGILELDKIIGFKLSPDCLEFRARMFIALKDYDSAIRDIRALLTLEPSYITSNEKISGKYLLHLLRHVVQQKRQAECWIQLYEQWSSVDDVGSLAIIHQMLENDPGKSLLEFRQSLLLLRLNCQKAAMRSLRMARNHSSSMQERLIYEGWILYDTGYRDKALARADRSITIQRSFEAYFLKAYVLADTSLDHESASHVIELLEEGLKCPSDGLRKGQIVVSLILQKHAMRTPLQLGIHELIKV, encoded by the exons ATGCGTGGCCTGAAGCTCGTTGAACGCTTTAAGAGCACCCAAGTTCATGCCCTCAATTCAGAAGGCACTAGCAGGAGAAACAAGGCCACAGGGGGAGCCATCACAATCAGATCACTGGTGTCAAAGTCCAAATCTAACACCACGAAAACCTCAGCAGTTGCAAACCATGTTGTTCCTCTTCAGCTCCCAACTGCTGACTCTCTTGAGCCTTCCATAGAACCTTATCTTAAACCCATCAACCTCGTGGAGGCCTTGGCAGAACTTTACCACAGGCAAGAGTGCTGCCTTCAATCTGAGAAAGCATCACTCTCTGTGGAGCAGTTCACTGAGCAAGCATCACTCTCTGTGGAGCAGTTCACTTTATTGCGAGGCCTCGGAGACCAGAAGCTTCTTAGGAGATGTATCAGAACAGCGCGGCAAAACGCTGGGGATGTGCTTTCCAAGGTCGTGCTTTCGGCATGGTTGAGGTTTGAGAGGAGGGAGGATGAACTTGAGGGTTTGTCTTCAATGGATTGTGGTGGTTGTGTTATTGAATGTCCGAAGGGGAATTTGGTGCATGGGTTTAGTCCTTGTTCAATCAATGATAGGTGCCAGTGTCCGCAATGGACGAAACAGGAAGCTAGCACAGAAGAAAGTGTGCGTTTGGGTTTGCCAGATGAGGAATATGATATTTCTTTTTGCATTGGGAGTGAGGAAATTGATTGTGTTAGGTGGAGAATTGCAGCTCTATCTGACACTTTTAAGGCTATGCTTTATGGTGACTTTGCTGAGTCCAAGATGACGAAGATTATTTTCAGCCAAAATGGGATATGCTCTACGGGTATGAGGGCTGTGGAGTTGTATAGCAGGGCTAAGAGGATAGATTTTTTCTGTCCAATGACTGTTTTAGAGTTGCTTTCATTTGCCAATAGGTTCTGTTGTGAGGAGATGAAAGCTGCTTGTGATGTTCATTTGGCTTCAATTGTTGAAAGTGTTGACGATGCATTGATATTTATTGACTATGGGTTGGAAGAGAGAGCACCCCTTCTTGTGGCTTCCTGCTTACAAGTGTTGCTCAGGGAGCTACCAAATTCTTTGTGTAATTCTAATGTGATGAATATCTTTTGTAGTTCTCAGGGAAGGAAAAGGTTGGCCACGGTGGGGTATCATTCTTTCTTACTGTACTATTTCTTGAGCCAGGTGGCTATGGAGGAAAGCATGGTGTCAAAAACTACAGTGATGTTACTAGAAAGACTGGGGGAGTGTGCTACTGAAAGGTGGCAGAAGGCCCTTGCCTTCCACCAATTGGGGTGTGTGCTGCTTGAAAGGAAAGAGTATAAAGATGCTCAACATAGTTTTGAGGCAGCAGCTGAAGCAGGTCATTTGTATTCTGTGGCTGGTGTGGCCAGAACCAAGTACAAGCAGGGTCAACCATATTCAGCCTATAAGTTAATTAGTTCTCTCATGTTTGAGCACAAGCCTACGGGGTGGATGTATCAGGAACGTGCTCTTTACAATATGGGAAAGGAAAAAGGGGTTGATTTGGATGTTGCAACCGAATTGGACCCCTCTCTTTCATTTCCGTATAAATATAGAGCCCTGCTAAGGGCGGAGGAGAAGCAGATAAGTGCTGGAATTTTAGAGCTTGATAAAATAATTGGTTTTAAGCTCTCGCCTGATTGCTTAGAATTCCGGGCTAGGATGTTTATTGCACTTAAGGATTATGACAGTGCCATAAGAGATATCAGGGCATTGTTAACTTTGGAACCAAGTTATATAACTTCAAATGAAAAGATCTCAGGCAAATACTTACTTCATCTCCTTAGACATGTGGTGCAGCAAAAGAGACAGGCTGAATGCTGGATTCAGTTATATGAACAATGGTCTTCTGTAGATGATGTTGGTTCTTTGGCTATTATACATCAGATGCTGGAGAATGATCCTGGAAAGAGTCTGCTGGAGTTTCGTCAGTCTCTACTCCTATTGAG GTTAAACTGTCAAAAGGCTGCAATGCGCAGTTTGAGGATGGCGAGAAACCATTCCAGTTCAATGCAAGAAAGGTTAATTTACGAAGGATGGATATTATATGATACCGGCTATAGGGATAAAGCGCTGGCTAGGGCTGATAGATCAATTACAATTCAGAGATCATTTGAAGCCTATTTTCTAAAAGCATACGTGTTAGCAGATACAAGTCTGGATCATGAATCTGCTTCTCACGTTATTGAACTTCTGGAAGAAGGACTTAAATGTCCTTCAGATGGTCTTCGGAAAGGACAA ATTGTGGTAAGCTTGATCTTGCAAAAGCATGCTATGAGAACGCCCTTGCAATTAGGCATACACGAGCTCATCAAGGTTTAG
- the LOC108336686 gene encoding uncharacterized protein LOC108336686, with amino-acid sequence MATPSVTLTSLQDTTHDYYIHPNENPSLMLVSLILEGHNYHGWARSMFMALQMRNKFGFVDGSIPCPADTDPMVPAWKRCNNLVLSLINHSVSHEIATSIIWVDFASTTWKDLKDRFSQGDSVRISQLHQDIYSMHQSDLSVTTYYTKMKILWDELCNFCPIPKCQSSASCCVVSKTMKEYRDNDCVLCFLRGLNDI; translated from the coding sequence atgGCTACTCCTTCTGTTACTCTCACATCGTTGCAAGATACAACACACGACTATTACATTCACCCTAACGAGAATCCTTCACTGATGCTTGTTTCTCTGATTCTTGAAGGTCACAATTATCATGGATGGGCTCGCTCGATGTTTATGGCACTACAAATGAGGAATAAATTTGGATTTGTTGATGGTTCCATTCCTTGTCCAGCTGATACAGATCCCATGGTTCCCGCATGGAAGCGTTGCAATAATCTAGTTTTATCTTTGATCAATCATTCTGTTTCTCATGAGATTGCTACAAGTATTATCTGGGTTGACTTTGCATCTACGACATGGAAGGATCTCAAAGATCGTTTCTCCCAAGGTGATTCTGTTCGAATTTCACAATTGCATCAAGATATTTATTCAATGCATCAATCTGACCTAAGTGTTACTACATATTACACTAAAATGAAGATTCTCTGGGATGAACTTTGCAATTTTTGCCCAATTCCTAAATGTCAATCTTCTGCTtcttgttgtgttgtttctAAGACAATGAAGGAATATCGTGACAATGATtgtgttctttgttttcttagAGGCTTGAATGATATTTAA